From Natronincola ferrireducens, the proteins below share one genomic window:
- a CDS encoding iron-containing alcohol dehydrogenase family protein → MKSLTVKFPNYTIQEKLLSKVGEMLRSYGETVLVMGGRTALEKTEEELKKSFKSNGLEAVDFMWYGGECTYANINKAAEIAKLEGVDMIIGVGGGKALDTAKAAAERAGLPSFTIPTTAATCAATTPLSIVYTEKGDFEALFHLNEPPVHIFMDSSIIANAPTKYLWAGIGDTIAKYYEVDLASRGKKLSHSAAMGKELSTMCVEPLIEFGKKALQDSENKVASYELEQVILNNIISTGMVAMLVGDENNGAIAHGLFYGFTLLEEIEKYHLHGEVVAYGVLVLLAIDKQDAELDRLITFYEDINLPTTLGKMDVKHEREYLETVLEKAINAPDMKKTPYPITKDMIFEAIEKLEARKV, encoded by the coding sequence ATGAAAAGTTTAACGGTAAAATTCCCTAATTACACTATCCAGGAAAAACTTCTATCTAAAGTTGGAGAGATGCTGAGAAGTTATGGAGAAACTGTGCTGGTGATGGGAGGAAGAACTGCCTTAGAAAAGACAGAGGAAGAACTGAAAAAGTCGTTTAAAAGTAATGGGTTAGAAGCAGTTGACTTTATGTGGTATGGTGGAGAATGTACCTATGCCAATATAAATAAGGCTGCTGAAATAGCTAAATTGGAAGGCGTAGACATGATTATAGGGGTTGGTGGGGGAAAGGCTCTTGATACAGCTAAGGCTGCTGCTGAGCGGGCGGGACTTCCGTCTTTTACAATACCAACTACTGCTGCAACATGTGCAGCTACTACACCCCTCTCTATTGTATATACAGAAAAAGGGGACTTTGAAGCCTTATTTCACTTAAATGAACCACCGGTTCATATTTTTATGGATAGTAGCATCATTGCTAATGCTCCTACAAAGTATTTATGGGCTGGCATAGGTGATACCATAGCAAAATACTATGAAGTAGATTTGGCCAGCAGAGGAAAAAAACTATCCCATAGCGCAGCTATGGGTAAAGAATTAAGCACCATGTGTGTGGAACCACTGATTGAATTCGGAAAGAAGGCGTTACAAGATAGTGAAAATAAAGTAGCTTCCTATGAGTTAGAACAAGTTATCTTAAACAATATCATCAGTACTGGTATGGTTGCCATGTTGGTGGGAGATGAAAATAATGGCGCTATAGCCCATGGGCTGTTTTATGGATTTACATTATTAGAAGAGATAGAAAAGTATCATCTACATGGAGAGGTGGTGGCCTATGGTGTATTGGTACTTTTAGCTATAGATAAGCAAGATGCAGAGTTAGATAGATTAATAACCTTTTATGAGGACATAAACTTACCAACAACATTGGGAAAAATGGATGTTAAACATGAAAGAGAGTATTTAGAAACTGTATTAGAAAAAGCAATTAATGCACCGGATATGAAAAAAACACCCTATCCAATTACAAAGGACATGATTTTTGAAGCTATAGAAAAGCTAGAGGCTAGAAAAGTTTAA
- a CDS encoding TRAP transporter substrate-binding protein: MKNMKKLVALMLVLAMILVGCSSEPAGGNEGTEAGGEQETFVIRAGIGLNDQHPQFKGLEVFKEYVERESDGRIEVQLFHSSQLGDDIQMMEALQLGSQEMTCPSTAPITSIDKRFMAFDLPFLFPTPEVADAILDGAIGQELLDGLQDHGLVGLAYWENGYRHLTNSKVAVSTPEDMSGLKIRTMENQVHLDFFRAMGAQPTPMPFGELFTAMQQGVVDGQENPVPTIYLQNFDEVQDYTTLTGHVYSPFVFMMSKIFYDRLPADLQQIVRDGALVARDEQRVINREYTEELTDGLRQKGMTVIELTPEQQQAFQAATSSTVEKFRDEIGAETVDRILAEIERLSN; the protein is encoded by the coding sequence ATGAAAAACATGAAAAAATTAGTTGCATTAATGTTGGTATTGGCAATGATCTTAGTTGGATGTAGCAGTGAACCAGCTGGTGGGAACGAAGGAACTGAAGCTGGCGGTGAGCAAGAAACCTTTGTAATCCGGGCAGGAATTGGTCTTAATGATCAACATCCACAGTTCAAAGGTTTAGAAGTATTTAAAGAGTATGTTGAAAGAGAAAGTGATGGAAGAATTGAAGTTCAATTATTCCATAGCAGTCAATTAGGTGATGATATCCAAATGATGGAAGCTTTACAGTTGGGAAGTCAAGAAATGACATGTCCTTCAACTGCACCTATTACTTCTATTGATAAGAGATTTATGGCTTTTGACCTACCGTTCTTATTCCCAACTCCTGAAGTAGCAGACGCTATTTTAGATGGTGCTATTGGACAAGAATTACTTGATGGGTTACAAGACCATGGATTAGTAGGATTAGCCTACTGGGAAAATGGTTACCGTCATTTAACAAACAGTAAAGTCGCTGTATCTACACCAGAAGATATGTCAGGTCTAAAAATTAGAACGATGGAAAACCAAGTTCACTTAGATTTCTTTAGAGCCATGGGTGCTCAACCAACTCCAATGCCTTTTGGTGAGTTATTTACAGCTATGCAACAGGGTGTAGTAGATGGTCAAGAAAACCCAGTTCCAACTATCTACCTACAAAACTTTGATGAAGTACAGGATTACACAACATTAACAGGTCACGTTTACAGCCCATTTGTATTCATGATGAGCAAAATCTTCTATGATAGATTACCAGCTGATTTACAACAAATCGTTAGAGATGGTGCTCTTGTAGCTAGAGATGAACAAAGAGTAATTAACCGTGAATACACAGAAGAGTTAACCGATGGATTAAGACAAAAGGGTATGACTGTTATCGAGCTAACACCTGAGCAACAACAAGCTTTCCAAGCGGCTACAAGTTCAACAGTTGAAAAGTTTAGAGATGAAATCGGTGCAGAAACTGTAGATAGAATTTTAGCAGAAATTGAGCGTTTATCTAACTAA
- a CDS encoding TRAP transporter small permease, which produces MVEKLSYIPKGLGVVNKWISQIFKLAIVLNLIVMVGIVFYAVISRNFLNASIAWAEELSRILFIWLVFSGAVLGLFYKEHLGLTLLVDRLKPRQQLIFEIVSWILIIVVTRAMILGGDRIVTTIRNARTPALGLPTALKYWPVLIAGYAMVLISIENLFNSIIKLTKFFLNRNEKGE; this is translated from the coding sequence ATGGTGGAAAAATTAAGTTATATCCCTAAGGGATTAGGAGTAGTGAACAAGTGGATTAGCCAAATATTTAAATTAGCCATCGTTTTGAATTTAATAGTAATGGTTGGTATCGTATTTTATGCCGTTATAAGTCGTAACTTTCTAAATGCCTCTATTGCCTGGGCAGAAGAATTATCAAGAATACTGTTTATATGGCTAGTATTTAGTGGTGCTGTTTTAGGTCTTTTTTATAAAGAACATTTGGGATTAACACTGTTAGTAGATCGATTAAAACCCCGACAACAACTAATTTTTGAAATTGTTTCATGGATTTTAATTATAGTAGTAACAAGAGCCATGATTTTAGGTGGCGACAGAATTGTAACAACCATTAGGAATGCTAGAACACCTGCTTTAGGATTGCCTACAGCTCTAAAATATTGGCCAGTTTTAATAGCAGGATATGCAATGGTATTAATTAGTATTGAGAACTTATTCAATAGTATTATAAAGTTAACAAAATTTTTTTTGAATAGGAATGAAAAGGGGGAATAG
- a CDS encoding TRAP transporter large permease yields the protein MDMLIIFLAALFGFLLIGVPVAFCLGLAALVMMGLQNFGFDVLVQKMVGGIDSFPLLAVPFFMLAGEIMNTGGIAKRIINLSNALVGHITGGLGLVNIVASMFFGGISGSSVADTAAIGGLLIPAMKEDGYDADFSAAVTASSSTMGIVIPPSIPMILFGLISGVSVVRMFLGGIIPGIMIGASLLILTYVISKKRKYPKGEKFSIIRVFKALKESIWAVFLPVIIIGGIISGYFTPTEAAVVSVVYALIVSLFIYKEMTLKDLPKILIDTGKTTGIVMLVAGTAMVVAWLLTVVRIPQSIAATILSISESPIIVLLIINFFLLLVGSVMDLTPALLILAPVLLPVATAVGIDPVFFGVMMVINLGIGLVTPPVGTILYISCGIAKISLERITKAMMPFLVTQVAVLLLIIIFPQLVLWIPNAMR from the coding sequence ATGGATATGCTCATAATATTTTTAGCAGCCCTATTTGGATTTCTATTGATTGGGGTACCAGTAGCTTTTTGTCTAGGCTTGGCAGCTCTAGTCATGATGGGACTGCAGAACTTCGGTTTTGACGTGCTGGTACAGAAGATGGTTGGTGGTATTGACAGCTTCCCCCTATTAGCAGTGCCATTTTTTATGCTGGCAGGGGAAATTATGAACACCGGAGGTATAGCAAAAAGAATTATCAACCTTTCCAATGCCCTAGTTGGGCACATAACTGGGGGATTAGGTCTGGTAAATATTGTAGCTAGTATGTTTTTCGGTGGAATTTCTGGTTCCTCTGTTGCAGATACTGCTGCAATTGGAGGATTATTGATTCCTGCCATGAAGGAAGATGGCTATGATGCAGATTTTTCTGCTGCTGTAACAGCATCATCATCTACTATGGGTATTGTTATACCACCTAGTATTCCTATGATTTTATTTGGATTAATTAGTGGAGTTTCAGTAGTAAGAATGTTCTTAGGGGGTATTATACCTGGAATCATGATTGGTGCTTCTTTATTAATTCTAACCTATGTTATTTCTAAGAAAAGAAAATATCCCAAAGGAGAAAAGTTCTCTATTATTAGAGTTTTTAAAGCTCTTAAGGAATCTATTTGGGCGGTGTTTTTGCCTGTAATTATTATAGGTGGTATCATATCTGGATACTTTACACCTACTGAGGCAGCTGTTGTATCGGTTGTATATGCATTAATTGTTTCTCTGTTTATTTACAAGGAAATGACATTAAAAGATTTGCCTAAGATATTGATTGATACTGGGAAAACTACAGGTATTGTTATGCTGGTTGCAGGAACAGCTATGGTAGTGGCATGGCTATTAACTGTTGTGAGAATTCCACAGTCTATAGCTGCAACGATTTTATCTATTTCTGAAAGTCCTATTATTGTACTATTGATTATAAACTTCTTCCTATTATTAGTAGGTAGTGTTATGGATTTAACACCAGCTTTATTGATCTTAGCTCCAGTTTTATTACCAGTTGCAACAGCAGTAGGGATAGATCCAGTATTCTTTGGGGTTATGATGGTAATCAATTTGGGGATAGGTCTAGTAACACCTCCGGTTGGTACAATTTTATATATCTCCTGTGGGATTGCTAAGATTTCTTTGGAACGTATTACAAAGGCCATGATGCCTTTCCTTGTTACCCAGGTAGCTGTACTACTGTTAATTATTATATTCCCCCAGTTAGTACTTTGGATTCCTAACGCAATGAGATAA
- the ilvD gene encoding dihydroxy-acid dehydratase has translation MLKSQEIRKKAPEMDSLRIGMGWKVEELSQPQIIIESTFGHSHPGSAHLDVLVEEAYQGVMERGGKPAKFFATDICDGQAQGHDGMNYSLASREYIANMIEIHIGATPYDAGVFIASCDKGMPAHLKAIARMDIPSIVVPGGTMKAGPNMLTLEQIGTYSARFERKEITEEEFTHFKHNACPSCGACSFMGTAATMQIMAEALGLALPGTAFMPATAEELKGLARKAGEHALKLVEMDLKPSQILTKKAFENAIMVHAAIAGSSNSLLHVPAIAHELGIEIKPEMFDEIHRRIPYILNIRPSGFYPGEYFWYAGGVPGVMEEIREYLHLDAITITGKTLGENLDELKKNGYYDTCYQYLTDKGVRKEDILKTVKDPIQSQGAIAVLKGNLAPEGAVVKHSAIAKEMLQATLEARVFDSEEEAMEAVLTKEIKPGDAVFIRYEGPKGSGMPEMFYTTEAIASDPELISTTALITDGRFSGATRGPAIGHVSPEASEGGPIALVEEGDLIGLDIPNRSIDIIGVKGEEKSQKEIEKVLAERKAKWVQPQPKYTKGALGIYTKLAVSPMKGGYME, from the coding sequence ATGTTAAAAAGTCAAGAAATTAGAAAAAAAGCACCGGAAATGGACTCTTTGAGAATTGGAATGGGGTGGAAGGTGGAAGAATTATCCCAGCCTCAAATTATTATAGAAAGCACTTTTGGTCATAGTCATCCTGGAAGCGCCCATTTAGATGTTTTAGTAGAGGAAGCTTATCAGGGAGTTATGGAAAGGGGAGGAAAACCAGCTAAATTCTTTGCCACCGATATTTGTGACGGCCAAGCCCAAGGTCATGATGGTATGAATTATTCTTTAGCATCTAGGGAATATATAGCCAATATGATAGAGATTCACATCGGGGCTACGCCCTATGATGCAGGAGTATTCATTGCCAGTTGTGATAAGGGTATGCCGGCCCACTTAAAAGCTATTGCAAGAATGGATATTCCATCCATTGTTGTACCTGGTGGCACCATGAAGGCTGGTCCTAATATGCTGACATTAGAGCAAATAGGCACCTATAGTGCAAGATTTGAGAGAAAAGAAATAACAGAGGAAGAATTTACTCATTTTAAGCATAATGCATGTCCATCCTGTGGAGCATGTTCCTTTATGGGAACAGCTGCTACGATGCAAATCATGGCAGAAGCCTTGGGTTTAGCGTTGCCTGGAACAGCCTTTATGCCAGCTACAGCAGAGGAATTAAAGGGGTTAGCTAGAAAAGCTGGAGAACATGCTCTAAAGCTTGTAGAAATGGATTTAAAACCAAGTCAAATTTTAACAAAAAAAGCTTTTGAAAATGCTATTATGGTTCATGCAGCAATAGCGGGTTCTTCCAACTCTCTGCTCCATGTTCCTGCGATTGCCCATGAGTTAGGGATAGAAATAAAGCCAGAAATGTTTGACGAAATCCATAGAAGGATTCCCTATATTTTAAATATCCGGCCTAGTGGATTTTATCCGGGAGAATACTTCTGGTATGCAGGAGGTGTCCCAGGTGTTATGGAGGAAATTAGAGAATACCTACATCTAGATGCTATAACAATTACTGGTAAAACCCTAGGTGAGAATTTAGATGAGCTAAAGAAAAATGGATACTATGATACTTGCTATCAATATTTAACAGATAAAGGGGTAAGGAAAGAAGACATTTTAAAAACAGTTAAAGATCCTATTCAATCTCAAGGAGCGATAGCTGTTTTAAAAGGAAATCTAGCACCAGAGGGTGCTGTTGTTAAGCATTCAGCTATTGCTAAGGAAATGCTACAGGCTACATTAGAGGCTAGAGTTTTTGATAGTGAAGAAGAAGCGATGGAGGCAGTGCTGACAAAGGAAATTAAACCAGGAGATGCAGTGTTTATCCGTTATGAAGGTCCAAAGGGATCTGGAATGCCTGAAATGTTTTATACCACAGAAGCTATTGCTTCTGATCCAGAATTGATTTCAACTACAGCGTTAATTACCGATGGTAGATTTTCTGGTGCCACTAGAGGACCAGCTATTGGACATGTTTCTCCCGAGGCCTCTGAAGGAGGGCCTATTGCTCTAGTGGAAGAAGGAGATTTAATTGGATTAGATATTCCTAATAGAAGTATTGATATTATTGGTGTTAAAGGTGAAGAAAAGTCTCAAAAAGAAATAGAAAAGGTTTTAGCTGAGAGAAAAGCTAAGTGGGTACAACCACAGCCTAAATATACAAAAGGTGCTTTAGGCATCTATACTAAACTAGCTGTATCCCCTATGAAGGGTGGATATATGGAGTAA
- the dgoD gene encoding galactonate dehydratase — MKITKFKLYQVPPRWLFLKIETDQGIWGWGEPVIEGRAHTVKAAVEELSEYLIGKDPLRIEDHWQVLYRGGFYRGGPILMSAISGIDQALWDIKGKYYNAPIYELLGGACRDKIKVYSWIGGDRPSDVAEAALEKKQQGFMAIKMNGTEELQYIDSYDKIDEVVERVDAIRRAVGQNFGIGVDFHGRVHKPMAKILAKALEPYRLMFIEEPVLDENLEALKEIAMHTSTPIATGERMYSRWDFKQMLAEGYVDILQPDLSHAGGITECRKIATMAEAYDVALAPHCPLGPIALASCLQVDAVSHNAFIQEQSLGIHYNQGNDILDYLKNKAVFKYENGFVEMPKGPGLGIEIDEEKVREASTKGHNWKNPIWRHEDGSVAEW, encoded by the coding sequence GTGAAAATAACCAAATTCAAATTATATCAAGTACCACCAAGATGGTTGTTTTTAAAGATCGAAACTGACCAGGGTATATGGGGTTGGGGAGAGCCTGTGATAGAGGGGAGAGCCCACACGGTAAAGGCTGCAGTAGAGGAGTTAAGTGAATACTTAATAGGAAAAGACCCCTTAAGAATTGAAGATCACTGGCAGGTGCTGTATAGGGGAGGGTTTTATAGGGGAGGCCCTATTTTAATGAGTGCTATTTCAGGTATAGATCAAGCCCTATGGGATATTAAAGGGAAATATTATAATGCTCCAATTTATGAACTTTTGGGGGGAGCTTGTAGAGATAAAATTAAGGTTTATTCTTGGATAGGGGGAGATAGACCTAGCGATGTAGCTGAAGCAGCCCTGGAAAAGAAGCAGCAGGGCTTTATGGCTATAAAAATGAATGGAACTGAAGAACTTCAATATATTGATAGCTATGATAAAATCGATGAAGTAGTGGAGAGGGTAGATGCTATTAGAAGAGCTGTAGGCCAAAATTTCGGCATAGGAGTAGATTTCCATGGCAGGGTTCATAAGCCTATGGCAAAGATTTTAGCAAAGGCATTGGAGCCCTATAGACTTATGTTTATTGAAGAACCTGTATTGGATGAAAATCTAGAGGCATTAAAAGAAATAGCCATGCATACATCCACACCTATTGCCACTGGAGAAAGAATGTATAGTCGATGGGATTTTAAACAGATGCTTGCAGAGGGCTATGTTGATATTCTACAGCCTGATCTTTCCCATGCTGGGGGAATTACAGAATGTAGAAAAATTGCTACTATGGCGGAGGCCTATGATGTGGCTTTAGCTCCCCATTGTCCACTAGGACCTATAGCTCTAGCATCCTGTCTTCAGGTAGATGCAGTAAGTCATAATGCCTTTATTCAGGAGCAAAGCTTAGGTATTCATTACAACCAAGGTAATGATATCCTGGATTATTTAAAGAATAAAGCTGTATTTAAATACGAAAATGGCTTTGTAGAAATGCCTAAAGGACCAGGATTAGGTATAGAAATTGATGAGGAAAAAGTTAGGGAAGCATCGACGAAGGGACATAATTGGAAAAATCCTATTTGGCGACATGAAGACGGTAGTGTAGCTGAATGGTAG
- a CDS encoding bifunctional 4-hydroxy-2-oxoglutarate aldolase/2-dehydro-3-deoxy-phosphogluconate aldolase: protein MNKLNKLKNIEKIGVVAILRKIQEEKVLDVVEAIYEGGVNAIEVTFNTVGAERMITNIKKSFGDKLLVGAGTIINEEQANIAIEAGAEFILSPSLHYDVIKVATKNDIIAIPGVYTPTEMVLAHQWGADIVKLFPAGSAGTDYMKLVKAPLDDIPIMAVGGIDLSNTADFIKAGAIGVGIGSALTPQKYIIYEEYDKISELGQAFVEEVKKGRA from the coding sequence TTGAACAAATTAAATAAACTTAAAAATATTGAAAAAATAGGTGTCGTTGCAATCCTAAGAAAGATTCAAGAAGAGAAGGTCTTAGATGTAGTGGAGGCTATTTATGAAGGAGGCGTTAATGCTATTGAGGTAACCTTTAATACTGTAGGGGCCGAGAGAATGATTACTAATATAAAGAAATCATTTGGAGATAAGCTCTTGGTTGGGGCTGGGACGATTATAAATGAAGAACAAGCAAATATAGCTATTGAAGCTGGAGCTGAATTCATATTAAGTCCTAGTTTGCATTATGATGTGATAAAAGTTGCTACTAAGAATGATATTATTGCTATACCTGGAGTGTACACCCCTACAGAAATGGTGTTGGCCCACCAGTGGGGGGCAGATATAGTGAAGTTGTTTCCTGCCGGCTCTGCAGGAACTGACTATATGAAATTGGTTAAAGCTCCTTTGGATGATATTCCTATTATGGCTGTAGGGGGAATTGATTTAAGCAATACAGCAGACTTTATTAAAGCTGGAGCGATTGGTGTTGGGATTGGAAGTGCCCTTACCCCTCAAAAATATATAATTTATGAAGAGTATGATAAAATTAGTGAGCTAGGGCAAGCTTTTGTAGAAGAAGTTAAAAAAGGTAGAGCATAA
- a CDS encoding 2-dehydro-3-deoxygalactonokinase: MGYIIIDTGTTNTRIRYIEGDSILGEYQSKVGVRNTAIDKSTQKLKDALQEGISQVIEKSNKSLPDVKKIIAYGMITSNLGIFEIPHLQTPVGIEELSTNIRKKMFEEICEKPICFIPGVKNRIGEVTVENFQDMDIMRGEEVEALGALVYASRNQDVIYISPGSHTKFVFIDSEGRIQKCSTTLTGELLWALSKETVLASAIPQTLITSIDEAYIKKGIEAVKQYGFSKACFLVRIMEIFTEATDNQRVNFIAGAICYHDIISIEKDLKERDPYIIIGGKKILRELYGTVLKLMNYDEDKIKLLSDDEVERVSTVAAIKIVEGNHVDK; encoded by the coding sequence ATGGGATATATTATTATAGATACAGGAACTACCAATACCCGTATTAGGTATATAGAAGGTGATAGCATATTAGGAGAATATCAAAGTAAAGTAGGTGTTAGAAACACCGCTATTGATAAAAGTACGCAAAAACTAAAGGATGCTTTACAGGAAGGTATCTCGCAAGTAATAGAAAAGAGCAATAAAAGTCTCCCAGATGTAAAAAAAATCATTGCCTATGGCATGATTACCTCTAACTTGGGTATTTTTGAAATTCCCCATCTTCAAACACCTGTAGGAATAGAAGAGTTATCTACAAATATAAGAAAGAAAATGTTTGAAGAAATATGTGAAAAACCTATTTGTTTTATTCCTGGTGTTAAAAATAGAATTGGTGAAGTTACTGTAGAAAACTTTCAAGATATGGATATTATGCGGGGTGAAGAAGTAGAAGCTCTTGGGGCTTTGGTCTACGCTTCAAGAAATCAAGATGTTATTTATATTTCTCCAGGTTCCCATACAAAATTTGTTTTTATTGATTCAGAAGGTAGAATTCAAAAATGCAGTACTACCCTTACGGGAGAGTTGTTATGGGCCTTATCTAAGGAAACTGTACTAGCTAGTGCTATACCACAAACTCTAATTACTTCTATTGATGAAGCTTATATAAAAAAGGGGATAGAAGCTGTAAAGCAGTATGGGTTTTCTAAAGCTTGTTTCCTAGTAAGGATTATGGAGATTTTTACAGAAGCTACTGACAACCAAAGGGTCAATTTTATTGCTGGAGCTATTTGCTATCATGATATCATTTCTATTGAAAAGGACCTTAAAGAAAGAGACCCATATATCATTATTGGAGGCAAGAAAATTTTAAGGGAATTATATGGTACTGTATTAAAGCTGATGAACTATGATGAAGATAAGATTAAGTTATTAAGTGATGATGAAGTTGAAAGGGTCAGTACTGTAGCTGCCATCAAAATTGTGGAAGGAAATCATGTGGATAAATAA
- a CDS encoding GntR family transcriptional regulator, with the protein MLLKIEFESEIPIYQQIKNQIIQGIALGSLLPGEDLPSVRQLAVDIGINFHTVNKVYNQLKQEGWVVIHRKSGVMINPELNVEKTEEYVEALKDLLKITTAEAYLRGVSKEGFIKMIETYYKSYESQEGE; encoded by the coding sequence ATGCTATTAAAGATTGAGTTTGAATCAGAGATTCCTATTTATCAGCAAATTAAAAATCAAATTATTCAAGGGATTGCCTTAGGCTCTTTGCTTCCTGGAGAAGATCTACCCTCCGTAAGACAACTGGCAGTAGATATAGGGATTAACTTTCATACTGTCAACAAGGTCTATAACCAATTGAAGCAGGAGGGCTGGGTGGTTATCCATAGAAAAAGCGGTGTTATGATAAATCCTGAGCTGAATGTAGAAAAAACTGAAGAATATGTGGAAGCTTTAAAGGATTTACTAAAAATTACAACTGCTGAGGCCTATTTAAGAGGGGTTTCAAAGGAAGGGTTTATTAAGATGATAGAAACCTATTATAAAAGCTATGAAAGCCAAGAGGGGGAATAA
- a CDS encoding DUF1648 domain-containing protein: MFLFVFLLNLFTVYIPLLLIGYFMPDFIKSTLLFGVVIPEEVSRTEEVVGLRKRYKRNYGLSGLITTLFLNVAAIYFQNTHILYMGIFLLIVIMTITYVDVHKRAKALKKEKGWMMNKKQVVVVDTCQSYNKKFISPHWFWCSVGIVIFTMLFTMIQYPHLPNQIPTQFDFKGAVMGYTDKNFFSVFGLPLTQVGMTTMFYIIYRIIKKVKPSINPSRPKTSSLQNQIAKRYWAIYMLVTITILNLQFLYIQLNVLQVINSSEGISILIYLLAIGIPILGAVGIAIKAGQSGSKIKIDCTEEADSRVIDRDDDGFWKWGMIYYNSQDPSLFIEKRFGIGWTINCGHPGGMVIMIATVFILLGSLVIPWIFK; encoded by the coding sequence ATGTTTCTATTTGTGTTTTTATTAAATCTATTTACTGTTTATATACCTCTACTACTTATAGGATACTTCATGCCTGACTTTATAAAAAGCACTTTACTTTTTGGGGTAGTTATTCCTGAGGAAGTTAGTAGAACAGAGGAAGTTGTTGGACTAAGAAAACGCTATAAAAGAAATTATGGATTATCAGGGTTAATCACCACCCTATTTCTAAATGTAGCAGCAATTTATTTTCAAAATACCCATATCCTTTACATGGGAATATTTTTATTGATTGTCATTATGACAATCACTTATGTAGATGTTCATAAGAGGGCTAAAGCCCTGAAAAAAGAAAAGGGATGGATGATGAATAAGAAACAGGTGGTGGTTGTAGACACCTGCCAAAGCTATAATAAAAAATTTATATCTCCCCATTGGTTTTGGTGTTCTGTAGGGATTGTCATCTTTACGATGTTGTTTACCATGATTCAGTACCCCCATTTACCAAATCAGATTCCTACACAGTTTGATTTTAAAGGTGCTGTTATGGGTTATACAGATAAAAATTTTTTTAGTGTATTTGGTTTACCTTTAACCCAAGTTGGGATGACGACTATGTTCTATATCATCTATAGAATTATCAAGAAGGTAAAGCCTAGTATTAACCCATCTAGACCTAAAACATCCTCCCTGCAAAACCAAATTGCCAAGAGGTATTGGGCAATTTATATGTTGGTTACTATAACCATTTTGAACCTACAATTTCTTTATATTCAGCTAAATGTTTTACAGGTGATAAATAGCTCTGAGGGTATAAGCATACTCATATACCTATTGGCCATAGGTATTCCAATACTGGGGGCTGTGGGCATTGCCATAAAAGCCGGACAAAGCGGCAGTAAAATAAAGATAGATTGTACTGAGGAAGCTGACAGCAGAGTAATCGATAGAGACGATGATGGATTTTGGAAGTGGGGGATGATTTATTACAATTCTCAAGATCCTAGTTTGTTTATAGAAAAAAGATTTGGTATAGGCTGGACCATTAACTGTGGTCATCCTGGAGGTATGGTTATTATGATTGCTACAGTTTTCATTCTCCTTGGGTCTCTAGTGATACCATGGATATTCAAGTGA
- a CDS encoding transporter associated domain-containing protein, whose translation MKAHDFKKQLTKFTLNLELILAVCLAVAILIGLFDIVKYLAHIIQTDLTDTYNVFKKFLAFTLLLVVGIELVLMLLSHSTSAMLELVLFAIARKMLIYSETMLDLILGTAAIAGVFAIKKYLMTKKPLSERDGHVISAAQSVHDINFTTGLDIPENKGNTIGGLICHLSEETCTPVEEGSEYEVGNIKIRILKMKDGLIEKVILNENHIREVEERI comes from the coding sequence ATGAAGGCACATGACTTCAAAAAACAACTTACCAAATTCACACTGAATTTAGAGTTGATTTTAGCAGTATGTTTAGCAGTGGCAATTCTTATTGGACTATTTGATATTGTGAAGTATTTAGCACATATTATCCAAACTGATCTTACGGACACCTATAATGTATTTAAAAAGTTTCTAGCTTTTACCCTATTGCTGGTAGTGGGTATCGAACTGGTTTTAATGTTATTATCCCATTCCACCAGTGCAATGCTAGAGTTGGTATTATTTGCCATAGCAAGAAAGATGTTAATTTATAGTGAAACGATGCTTGATCTAATACTGGGAACAGCTGCTATAGCAGGAGTATTTGCTATCAAGAAATATTTGATGACAAAGAAACCCCTCAGTGAGCGAGATGGTCATGTTATTTCAGCTGCACAATCTGTTCATGATATAAACTTTACAACAGGACTTGATATACCAGAAAATAAGGGAAATACCATCGGTGGATTAATTTGTCATTTATCAGAGGAAACCTGCACCCCTGTAGAAGAAGGGTCAGAATATGAAGTTGGTAACATAAAGATTAGAATTCTAAAAATGAAGGACGGGTTAATTGAAAAAGTAATTCTAAACGAGAATCATATAAGAGAAGTAGAGGAACGAATTTAA